The proteins below come from a single Miscanthus floridulus cultivar M001 chromosome 1, ASM1932011v1, whole genome shotgun sequence genomic window:
- the LOC136536149 gene encoding probable 3-ketoacyl-CoA synthase 20, which translates to MGREVFGGAPTTTTTQANKVAAMSRRVIPLLLLAVVVFLAPRLSSKLPASLLLLKEKLGLSPAAVAVACWATAAAAWAYAVSRPRPVYLVDLSGYVAGAPHEASRAKTIAHFGRCGRFTDESMAFQKRMLERSGLGERTHFPESLIRVPVDMCLRTAREESHAVIFGVVDDLLRRAGVAPAEVGVLIFNSSLLSPTPSFTSLIVNRYGMRHDVVSHNLSGMGCSAGIIAIDLAKRLLQVHRDTYALVVSTENITLNAYMGNNRPMLVTNTLFRVGGAAILLSNRRADRRRAKYQLIHTVRTHRGAHDQSFGCVTQEEDDAGCVGVSLSKELMVVAGEALRTNITTLGPLVLPMSEQLRFLATVVLNRVFRANVRAYLPDFKLAFDHFCIHAGGRGVLDELERSLKLSAWHMEPSRMTLCRFGNTSSSSLWYELAYCEAKGRIRKGDRVWQIAFGSGFKCNSAVWKALRTVDGGEEGNPWTPEVDVLPIHVPKVSPIDETTYRFPDGATYKVSLG; encoded by the exons ATGGGTAGGGAGGTGTTCGGTGGTGcgccaacgacgacgacgacgcaggCCAACAAGGTGGCGGCGATGAGCCGCCGCGTCATCCCGCTCCTCCTCCTTGCCGTCGTCGTCTTTCTGGCCCCGCGGCTGTCGTCGAAGCTGCCGGCCAGCCTCCTGCTCCTGAAGGAGAAGCTGGGTCTGAGCcctgcggcggtggcggtggcgtgcTGGGCGACCGCGGCCGCGGCGTGGGCATACGCGGTGTCCCGCCCCCGCCCGGTCTACCTGGTGGACCTGTCCGGATACGTGGCGGGGGCGCCGCACGAGGCGTCCCGCGCCAAGACGATCGCGCACTTCGGGCGGTGCGGGCGGTTCACCGACGAGAGCATGGCGTTCCAGAAGCGGATGCTGGAGCGGTCGGGGCTCGGGGAGCGGACCCACTTCCCGGAGTCGCTCATCCGCGTGCCCGTCGACATGTGCCTCCGCACGGCGCGGGAGGAGTCGCACGCCGTCATCTTCGGCGTCGTCGACGACCTCCTCCGCCGTGCGGGCGTGGCCCCCGCCGAAGTCGGCGTGCTCATCTTCAACTCCAGCCTGCTCAGCCCGACGCCGTCGTTCACGTCGCTCATCGTCAACCGCTACGGGATGCGGCACGACGTCGTCAGCCACAACCTCAGCGGGATGGGGTGCAGCGCAGGCATCATCGCCATCGACCTCGCCAAGCGACTGCTCCAG gtgCACCGGGACACGTACGCGCTGGTGGTGAGCACGGAGAACATCACCCTCAACGCCTACATGGGCAACAACCGCCCCATGCTGGTGACCAACACGCTCTTCCGCGTGGGCGGCGCCGCCATCCTGCTCTCCAACCGCCGCGCCGACCGCCGCCGCGCCAAGTACCAGCTCATCCACACCGTGCGCACCCACCGGGGCGCGCACGACCAGAGCTTCGGCTGCGTCACGCAGGAGGAGGACGACGCCGGGTGCGTCGGCGTCTCCCTCTCCAAAGAGCTCATGGTGGTGGCGGGGGAGGCCCTGCGCACCAACATCACCACGCTGGGCCCGCTCGTCCTGCCCATGTCCGAGCAGCTCCGGTTCCTCGCCACCGTCGTCCTCAACCGCGTCTTCCGCGCCAACGTGCGCGCCTACCTGCCCGACTTCAAGCTCGCCTTCGAccacttctgcatccacgcgggcgggcgcggcgtgCTGGACGAGCTGGAGCGCAGCCTCAAGCTCAGCGCCTGGCACATGGAGCCCTCCAGGATGACGCTCTGCCGCTTCGGCAACACCTCCAGCAGCTCGCTCTGGTACGAGCTCGCCTACTGCGAGGCGAAGGGGCGGATCCGGAAGGGGGACCGGGTCTGGCAGATCGCCTTCGGATCAGGCTTCAAGTGCAACAGCGCCGTCTGGAAGGCGCTCCGGACGGTCGACGGCGGCGAGGAGGGAAACCCGTGGACGCCGGAGGTCGACGTGCTCCCCATCCACGTGCCCAAGGTGTCGCCCATCGACGAGACCACCTACAGGTTCCCTGACGGCGCCACCTACAAGGTCTCTCTtggttaa